In Chitinophaga sp. H8, the sequence CCCGTGGTACGTTATTGAGTGCCCTTTCCAAAGGGATGGTTACCTGTTGCTCTACTTCTTCAGCCGCCCTGCCATCGTAAGGGGCTACTATAATTACGTTGGTATCGGCAATATCCGGATAGGCTTCAATCTTCAACTGGGTAAAGCACCAGTAGCCGAGTACGGATAATACAATGGCTGCTATAATAACTGCCCAGCGGTTACGTAAAGAAAACAAAAGGAGATTACGGATCATGCTTCAAAAGAATCTACTTCGTGAGTAATTATAAAACCACCTTTGTAGGTAACCCGGAGTTGTTTCAATACGTCCAGCACTTTGGCGGCATCATCTATAAAGGTGATCATGATCGGTGGGTCATCAAATGAAAAGATCAGGTCGGGCCGCTTCATTTGCTGGTTGGCGCCAAATCCCATCATGCCTTTATATGCAGTAGCTCCCTTGATCTGGTGCAGCAGCAGGAATTGCATAATGTATTCGTATAAGGGGCGATCCTCCTGCAGATCGTTTTTGTCGATAAAGATCTGTGCCTGTAGCATAATGCAGCATTTTAATATCCGAATGAAATTCCTTTCAGTTCCATGGCGCCCTCAATTACTACCTGGTCGCCTTCCTGTATGCCGTTGTAAACAATAAACCGGTCATTTATCTGTGCGCCGGTCAGTACTTCCCGGCGGCTGAACTGGCGGTCGCCACTCTTTACAAAGACGTAGTTTTTTCCCTGTACGGTGATCACTGCCTCTTTGGGTACTGATAAACTATTGCCTTCATTTACACCAAATTTCACCATGGCATACATCCCGGCACGTAACTGTTTATTGTTATCGTTTATACCTATACGTAATTTTACCATTCTGGTGATGTTGTCCACTACTTCACCTATATCTTCGATTGTACCGGTAAAGGATTGGTTGGGGTAGGAGGTGAAATGCAGGGTACAGTTGTTGCCTTCTTTAACTTTGGTAACCTGGTTTTCCGGCATGTCGCATATCACCCATACTTTGTTCAGGGGAGCGTGTGCCAGCGCCTGCGGGTCAAAGCCTGCCAGTTTTAATCTTGATTCATGCTCTATGATAGCTGTTTTTTCATTGGCCAGTTCGGTTTGAGCTACTTCCATATCTGTTTGTGCGCTGATCACATCTGTTTTGGCATCAGATACGTCTTTGCCCGTACCGGCGCCGTGATTGGCCAGGTCCTGGAACCGCGCCAGCTCAATCTTTTTCTGATTGACGATGGCATTCTTTTGCTGGATAATACCCGCTTTTTGCCGGATATTGATAATATGCTGAAGTAGTTCTGTATAGTTGGCCGTGAGGTCGGCATTATCAAACAACACCAGGTTCTGCCCGGAAGCATCGATGGCCTTTACCACGGTAGCCACTACTCTGGCCGGTGCTGTAAGCATGGCATTAAGGTCACTTTTTCCTGCCGGAACGGTTTTAAAATAACTCAGGGTAAGGCTATCGGGGGGAAACAGGATGCTACGTCCACTGTCCTGCAGGGTAGGTTTATCCGACACCGGCGCCGCTTGTTTTTGTTCCCGTGATCCGCAGGAAATCATCACACCCGCTGTTATGGTGGCGATCAGTACACTATTTATTATTCTTTTCATCTGAATAATTAGAGTTGATTGATTAATCCGGTTACGTATAATAATTGGAGATAGCTCCTGCGATAATCGTATAAGGCGGTGTAATACATTTTCTGTGTATCAAACCAGGTGCGTTCTGCTTCCAGAAAATCGATGATGGTGGTACCGCCACGGGCATAAGCGTATTTGACGGCCGTCAGCACCTGGGTAGATTTAGATAGAATAGCATCGTACTTCCTGATAGCTTCCTTATTCAGCTCATAGGTATGGAAGGTGGTTTGTACATCCGTTTGTACCTGTTGTCTGATCGCGGAAAGCGCTTGTTCCGATTGCTGCAGCTGAAACCTGGACTTTTTAATCTCTCCCTGGTTACGGCTGAAAAAAGGAAGATCGATGGTACCAAAGAAGCCGAAGTATGGAACGGTATTCTGGGGGTTATAGATCAGTCCGAGTTCCGGATTGGGGATGGCCAGTGCCTTTTGCAACTTCACATTACTTTTGGCGGCTGCTATGGTGTGGGTAGCTACCTGTATATCCGGGCGCCGGGTATAGGAAATGGCCAGGAGGCTATCCAGCTGTTCTGTTACAACCAGCGTTATAACGGGATCGCTGGTATCGATGGATACAGGTGCCATGCTGCCTGTGAGCAGTTGCAGGTTTTGTATTTCATTCTGATAGGCCTGGCTGGCCTGCTGTAGTTGCAGCTGGTATTGCTCTGCCAGGAGTTGGGTTCTGGCCAGGTCACTTTCGCTGATCACCTGGTTGCGGAGTCTTATCTGTTGGATGGCCACCAGGCTGTCGATATTGGTTTTAGCTTCCTGTACCAGATCAAGGTTCATTTTATTATACCATACATCCACCCATTTGTTGCCGGTTTCCAGTAATACCATTACCTCGGTAGTGGCATAATTTTTTTCCGTGACACTTACATTTTTGCCGGCTACCTCCTGTTTATATTTACGTTGGTTGGCCAGCTGGAACTGTTTGGTTACCTGCCACCATACCTGTCTGTTGTGCGCATTCTGAAACTTTGTGCCGGTTGCAAAATACCGGTCGTTCATCAGTTGCAGGGTTTGGTTGTTCAAAACAGGATTGGGCCGTAACCCGGCAGTAACCACATCGCTTTGGGCTATATTCAGGTTCAGTTTTTCCGGCTGTAAAAATGGATTGTTTTGTTGGGCTGCATGCAAGGCCTGTTTCAGGGTTATCCCGTTTTGTGCATACAGGCTGCACGATAAGGGAAGTACACAACAGATCAGAAAAGCTTTTTTCAGCATACCTGTTTATTCCGGTTTTATAGTTAAAAACATAAAACGATTATTCCAAGGTAGGGGGGGCCGCTTCACATATTTAAATGTACGGCTAAAATGTGAAAAGAGATTGCAGCCCCTTAAACGGCACTTTTCACTTTAGGGGGGAGGAGGGGATGTATTGCCAATTGTTATTAGTACAGGCCGGCGGGGAGCAACAGAAAGGGCTGACCAAAAAGGCCAGCCCTACAGGGAAAATATCAAAACTGGTATTACCGGTGTAATCCTCTTTTTCTCAGATACCGGAGCAGCTCTTCCGGAAAATCTGTCTGGATCACATTGGTATATTTAAACTGATCTAACAATGCTGTGAATCCTGCATCCGGTGTTGCTTTTTCCATGGCATCAAATTTACCCAGCGCATTCATCCATACCCGTGAGCCTGCTTTGCGTATCTGGAGCATCAGGCTGTCGGTGTAAAAGGAGGGGTCGGCATGTACCACCGGAAACTTGCCCATTTGGAGAATGGTATCTGTTTCAGCGGCATTATGCGCCCTGGGCATAATGGGCAGCTGTTTGTCAAGACCTTGCAGAAACGGGGCATCCTGATGGTCATAAATAAAGAATAACACTTGTTGGATGGTTTGTGTTTCTTTAAGTAACGCATAGGTTTTCTGAGCGGCTTCCCGGCTGTCTGCTTTAAAATCTATATCTACGATAATATGGCCTTTGGCCAGCAACAAGGCTTCTTTAAAAGTAGGTATTCTTTCCGCAGTAGGTTGTCCGTTGTGCAGCAATGGGAATTTTTGCAGTTCTGCATACGTATAGCTGCTTACCTCTCCCGGCTGTCCGGTAGTACGGGTAATGGTACGGTCATGCATGATCACCAGTACGCTGTCTTTGGTTTCGCGTACATCCAGTTCTACAATGTCTGCCCCTATCCGGATGGTTTCACGGATAGCCGCCAGGGAATTTTCCGGGTATTTGTTGTGGGCAGCACGATGGGCGGCCACCATTACATAGTCCGGGCGCTGATGAAAATCCTTTAATATCTGCTTCAGGTTAACCTTGGCAGGTTTGGCCACCACCTGCGCATCAAGGGATAACCAGGAACTGCAAAGAAAAAGTAGTAGAAAACAATATTGCTTCATTATTCAGTATTTGAGTTTAAAAATAACCTTCGTTTTGCGGAAATTTAATAGTTGACAAATCTATTTGTGCCTGAGGGATAGGTCGCAGTACATGATAATCCTTGATATTCACCGCATTAGGGTTATATTTTTTTACCCGTTCTACCAGTTTGCCGGTACGTACCAGGTCCATCCAGCGTTCTTCTTCACCACCCAGTTCCCTGGCACGCTCATCGAGGATCTGGTCGATATTCAGCTGGCCGGCAGTCAATAACGGTATTTGTGTATTGGGTTTGGCCGCCCGGATTCTTACTTCATTAAAGTAAGGAATGGCCTGATCTGCTTTTCCTGCCAGCATAAGCGCTTCTGCAGCCAGCAGGTAGGTTTCTGAAAAACGGTATACAAAGAAGTCCCGGAATCCTTTCAGGTCCTGTACACTTGCGCGGGTAGCATCATCATGTTTTTTAATGCCCCAATGCATGTTGTCATTATTCGGCGCAATGGTAGAAGTTACCCCTGGTGAAATCTGCCATACTACGGTATCCCCTATCTTTTTTCCGGCAGGGAGGGTAGCTGTATTATTGTATGTCCAGATATACCGGAAGGTAACATCAAAGCGGGCATCATTGGCATCAAACAGGTTGCGGTAGAATTCTGTAGGCCGGAACCTGGTATAGGGGCGTCCTCCTTGCAAGAGGTCTCTTTTTAAACCCGCATACTGGTCATAGGCAGGTGTGAAAAAGGCATGTCCCTGGTTGCCATCCTCATTAAACAGGGCATTATTCAGGTATTGCACTGCAAAAATGATTTCGGTATTTCTTTGATTGTTGTAATCAAATACATCGCCATAAGCCTTAACCAGTTTATAAGGACCTTCCTTGATCACTTTTACTGCTGCTGTGGCTGCTCCTTCATAGTCTTTCAGCAGAAGCTTGACCTTTGCCAGCTGGTGCAAAGCGGCTCCTTTGGTAATGCGCCCATATTCGGAGGAGGTCCAGTTAAGCTGATCTGCGGCATACTGGGTATCATCCAGCATCTTTTTCCAGATCTCTGTTTTAGCAGTTCTCCCGGCATCAGTTACCACCCCTTTGGTTTCATGTTCGCTATATACCACATCTCCAAACTGAAGCGTAAGCCAATAGTAGAAATGAGCGCGTAAAAAGCGTGTTTCTGCCTTATACTGGACTTTGAGCTGATCGCTCATGGTCACATTATCGATTTTGTCGAGTACGGTATTAGCGGCATTGATACCTTCATAACAATCATTCCAGATGCCATTGAGGTAATCATTGGAGGGATTTAATGCTGCGGAATAATCATCCATGTATTTATATCCGCCGTCTTTTCCGTGCTGGAAAATATCGGTACCCATGGTGGTGGCGGTGAATCCTTTCTGGGAGCCGTATAGTCCTCTCAGCTTGCTGTATACACCGGTTACCCCATTGGAAATACCTGCCGCATTGCTGTAAATAGCTTCCGGCACCGGTTTGTACAGTTCATTTTCTTCCAGGCTGCACGATGATAATGTAGTGCAGAAAACGGATATCGCAGTAAGTATATAAAGTGGTTTGTTAAATAGCATGACCTGTTGTTTTAAGCATTAAAAAGCAGCATTGATGCCGATGGCATACATTTTTACCGTAGGATACATCGCACGTGTACCATCGGATTCAAATTCAGGATCCTGCCCTTTGTATCCTGTAATGGTAAAAGGATTTTCGGCACTCAGGCTGATCTTTAAGTTTTTAATAGT encodes:
- a CDS encoding efflux RND transporter periplasmic adaptor subunit produces the protein MKRIINSVLIATITAGVMISCGSREQKQAAPVSDKPTLQDSGRSILFPPDSLTLSYFKTVPAGKSDLNAMLTAPARVVATVVKAIDASGQNLVLFDNADLTANYTELLQHIINIRQKAGIIQQKNAIVNQKKIELARFQDLANHGAGTGKDVSDAKTDVISAQTDMEVAQTELANEKTAIIEHESRLKLAGFDPQALAHAPLNKVWVICDMPENQVTKVKEGNNCTLHFTSYPNQSFTGTIEDIGEVVDNITRMVKLRIGINDNNKQLRAGMYAMVKFGVNEGNSLSVPKEAVITVQGKNYVFVKSGDRQFSRREVLTGAQINDRFIVYNGIQEGDQVVIEGAMELKGISFGY
- a CDS encoding glycerophosphodiester phosphodiesterase family protein, giving the protein MKQYCFLLLFLCSSWLSLDAQVVAKPAKVNLKQILKDFHQRPDYVMVAAHRAAHNKYPENSLAAIRETIRIGADIVELDVRETKDSVLVIMHDRTITRTTGQPGEVSSYTYAELQKFPLLHNGQPTAERIPTFKEALLLAKGHIIVDIDFKADSREAAQKTYALLKETQTIQQVLFFIYDHQDAPFLQGLDKQLPIMPRAHNAAETDTILQMGKFPVVHADPSFYTDSLMLQIRKAGSRVWMNALGKFDAMEKATPDAGFTALLDQFKYTNVIQTDFPEELLRYLRKRGLHR
- a CDS encoding TolC family protein; amino-acid sequence: MLKKAFLICCVLPLSCSLYAQNGITLKQALHAAQQNNPFLQPEKLNLNIAQSDVVTAGLRPNPVLNNQTLQLMNDRYFATGTKFQNAHNRQVWWQVTKQFQLANQRKYKQEVAGKNVSVTEKNYATTEVMVLLETGNKWVDVWYNKMNLDLVQEAKTNIDSLVAIQQIRLRNQVISESDLARTQLLAEQYQLQLQQASQAYQNEIQNLQLLTGSMAPVSIDTSDPVITLVVTEQLDSLLAISYTRRPDIQVATHTIAAAKSNVKLQKALAIPNPELGLIYNPQNTVPYFGFFGTIDLPFFSRNQGEIKKSRFQLQQSEQALSAIRQQVQTDVQTTFHTYELNKEAIRKYDAILSKSTQVLTAVKYAYARGGTTIIDFLEAERTWFDTQKMYYTALYDYRRSYLQLLYVTGLINQL
- a CDS encoding RagB/SusD family nutrient uptake outer membrane protein, with amino-acid sequence MLFNKPLYILTAISVFCTTLSSCSLEENELYKPVPEAIYSNAAGISNGVTGVYSKLRGLYGSQKGFTATTMGTDIFQHGKDGGYKYMDDYSAALNPSNDYLNGIWNDCYEGINAANTVLDKIDNVTMSDQLKVQYKAETRFLRAHFYYWLTLQFGDVVYSEHETKGVVTDAGRTAKTEIWKKMLDDTQYAADQLNWTSSEYGRITKGAALHQLAKVKLLLKDYEGAATAAVKVIKEGPYKLVKAYGDVFDYNNQRNTEIIFAVQYLNNALFNEDGNQGHAFFTPAYDQYAGLKRDLLQGGRPYTRFRPTEFYRNLFDANDARFDVTFRYIWTYNNTATLPAGKKIGDTVVWQISPGVTSTIAPNNDNMHWGIKKHDDATRASVQDLKGFRDFFVYRFSETYLLAAEALMLAGKADQAIPYFNEVRIRAAKPNTQIPLLTAGQLNIDQILDERARELGGEEERWMDLVRTGKLVERVKKYNPNAVNIKDYHVLRPIPQAQIDLSTIKFPQNEGYF
- a CDS encoding DUF190 domain-containing protein, with the protein product MLQAQIFIDKNDLQEDRPLYEYIMQFLLLHQIKGATAYKGMMGFGANQQMKRPDLIFSFDDPPIMITFIDDAAKVLDVLKQLRVTYKGGFIITHEVDSFEA